Proteins co-encoded in one Corylus avellana chromosome ca9, CavTom2PMs-1.0 genomic window:
- the LOC132161963 gene encoding uncharacterized protein LOC132161963: MALMATRTKLPRLLSSGSRSPLSGRLGAMRSSTAAAPVESRPVGLGMLGLKDYEDYRRSLYGEITHKALLVDAAGTLLVPSQPMAQIYRTIGEKYGVKFSEDEILYRYRRAYGQPWGRSRLRYVNDGRPFWQYIVSYSTGCSDTQYFEELYNYYTTKKAWHLCDPDAEKIFKALRKAGVKLGVVSNFDTRLRPLLRALNCDNWFDAMAVSAEVEAEKPNPTIFLKACDLLGVKPEDAVHVGDDRRNDIWGARDAGCDAWLWGSDVHSFKEVAQRIRVRI; this comes from the exons ATGGCTCTAATGGCAACGAGAACGAAGCTCCCCAGGCTTCTCTCTTCTGGGTCTCGGTCCCCGTTGTCTGGGAGGCTCGGGGCAATGCGTTCGTCCACTGCGGCGGCTCCGGTGGAGTCGAGGCCGGTGGGATTGGGGATGTTGGGACTGAAAGACTATGAGGACTATCGGAGGTCTTTGTACGGTGAGATCACCCACAAGGCCTTGCTGGTTGACGCCGCCGGCACGCTTCTTGTTCCTTCCCAGCCTATGGCCCAG ATTTACAGGACGATTGGGGAGAAGTATGGGGTGAAGTTCTCAGAGGATGAGATACTGTACAGATACAGAAGAGCTTATGGCCAGCCTTGGGGTAGATCTCGTCTCAG ATATGTTAATGATGGGAGGCCCTTCTGGCAATATATAGTCAGTTACTCCACTGGATGTTCAGATACTCAGTACTTCGAAGAACTTTATAACTACTATACCACCAAGAAG GCTTGGCACCTCTGTGATCCTGATGCCGAGAAGATATTTAAAGCGCTTAGAAAAGCGGGTGTGAAGTTgggtgttgtctcaaattttgaCACTCGATTAAGACCTCTATTGCGGGCTCTAAATTGTGATAATTGGTTTGATGCCATGGCAGTGTCAGCTGAA GTCGAAGCAGAGAAGCCAAATCCAACAATATTTCTAAAAGCTTGCGATTTATTGGGAGTGAAGCCCGAGGATGCTGTACATGTAGGGGATGACCGCAGGAATGATATATGGGGTGCCAGAGATGCAGGTTGTGATGCTTGGCTTTGGGGAAGTGACGTTCACTCTTTTAAGGAG GTTGCTCAGAGGATAAGGGTTCGGATTTAA